From Campylobacter pinnipediorum subsp. caledonicus:
TAGAGTTTGCAGAAGCTAGTTTTTTATTTGAAGGCGGATTGCCAATAATAACAAATTTAATCGCTGCTTTTATATTTGTTGTTTTTATGGTTCATGCATTTTTAGCAATGAGAAAGTTTCCAGCTAACTTCAAACAATATATAATGTTTGTAGGCCATAAAAATCGCATAAAACATTTTGATACTACACTATGGTGGTTTCAATTTTTAACAGGATTTGTTCTATTTTTTACAGCAAGCGCTCATCTTGTTGATATTATGTTTAATCCAACCAAAATAACAGCTGAAACATCTGCTACAAATTTTGAAACATTGGAATTTTTCTATCTTGCACTTCTTATTTTTATGGTTGTTCATGCAAGCATTGGCATGTACAGGTTATATGTAAAATGGATAAGCATTGATGGTGCTAACAGACAAGAGATGCTAGAAAAAAGAAATAAAGCTAGAACAATAATTTTTGCTGTTTTTGGTGTACTTGCAACAATAGCATTAATAGCTGATTTTATATGGATTGGCCTTGGCCATTAATTGGGAATAGGAGCTTATAAAAATGAATGTAAAATATTGTGATGCGCTAGTTATTGGTGGTGGACTTGCTGGGCTTAGAGCTGCTGTTGCGGCTGGAGAAAAAGGTCTTAGCACTATCGTGTTAAGTCTTATTCCGGTTAAACGATCACACTCTGCCGCTGCGCAAGGTGGTATGCAAGCAAGCCTAGGAAACTCAAAAATGAGTGAGGGTGATAACGAAGATGTTCACTTTGCAGATACCGTAAAAGGAAGCGATTGGGGGTGCGACCAAGATGTTGCTAGAATGTTTTGCCAAACTGCACCAAAAGCTATTCGCGAATTAGCGGCTTGGG
This genomic window contains:
- a CDS encoding fumarate reductase cytochrome b subunit, yielding MTGLIEGFLGVRSDCKKSRCTASWDRLQSITGLVLACFILCHMVFTSTIIFGKDAFNAVVEFAEASFLFEGGLPIITNLIAAFIFVVFMVHAFLAMRKFPANFKQYIMFVGHKNRIKHFDTTLWWFQFLTGFVLFFTASAHLVDIMFNPTKITAETSATNFETLEFFYLALLIFMVVHASIGMYRLYVKWISIDGANRQEMLEKRNKARTIIFAVFGVLATIALIADFIWIGLGH